The Prevotella melaninogenica nucleotide sequence CATTATGATGAGTATATTATTCAGTGATTTTTGTCACTTATGCTGGATTCTTTATAAATTAGATGATATTCAGGAGAGTTTTTGGCTTTTGAACTTTTATATGTGGAAAAAGTTTACCATATAGCAATAATTAATTAACTATGAATTATGTAATCAAAAAAAGAGTACCAAGAAAACTTGATACTCTTTTTATTTATGTTAGATTTTAGTGTGCAAATTACTTGCCACCCTCCATCTTCTTCTTCAAGTCAGCGAGAACACCGAGGTCGCCGAGAGATGTACCTGCTGCAACGTTGTTGATAGCAGCTGCGTCATTCTTTGGCTTGTTCTGGCTTGCTGGACGCTGGCGACGTGGCTCTTCCTTAACCTCCTCGAATGTACGAGAGTGAGAAAGGATGATACGCTTAGTGTCCTTAACGAACTCGATTACCATGAATGGAAGAACCTCACCAAGCTGTGCCTGTGTGCCGTCCTGCTTAACAAGGTGCTTTGGAGTAGCGAAGCCCTCACCACCCTCGCTGAGAGTGATAACAGCACCCTTGTCCATAGACTCGGTAATCTTACCCTCGTGGATTGAACCTGGAGTGTAGATTGCCTCGTACTCATCCCAAGGATTAGACTCGAGCTGCTTGTGACCGAGGCTCAAGCGACGATTCTCCTTATCGATTTCGAGAACAACAACCTCAATCTCAGAACCCTGTGAAGTGAACTCAGATGGGTGCTTAACCTTCTTAGTCCAAGAGAGGTCGCTGATGTGGATAAGACCGTCAACACCTTCCTCAAGCTCTACGAAGATACCGAAGTTAGTGAAGTTGCGAACCTTTGCAGTGTGCTTAGAGCCTACTGGATACTTAACCTCGATAGCCTCCCATGGGTCTTCCTTGAGCTGCTTGATACCGAGAGACATCTTACGCTCGTCGCGGTCGAGTGTGAGGATAACTGCCTCAACCTCGTCACCAACCTTCATGAACTCCTGTGCAGAACGCAAGTGCTGGCTCCAGCTCATCTCTGAAACGTGAATCAAGCCCTCTACGCCTGGCTGAATCTCTACGAATGCACCGTAGTCAGCCATAACAACTACCTTACCCTTAACGTGGTCGCCAACCTTGAGGTTAGGATCCAAAGAATCCCAAGGGTGCTGAGTGAGCTGCTTGAGACCGAGAGCGATACGCTTCTTCTCCTCATCGAAGTCGAGGATAACAACGTTAATCTTCTGGTCGAGAGCAACAACCTCATGTGGATCGCTTACGCGGCCCCAAGAGAGGTCAGTGATATGTACGAGTCCGTCAACACCACCGAGGTCAACGAATACACCGTAAGATGTGATGTTCTTAACAGTACCCTCGAGGATCTGACCCTTCTCAAGGTGAGAGATAATCTCCTTACGCTGTGCCTCGAGCTCAGCCTCGATGAGTGCCTTGTGTGAAACGACTACGTTACGGAACTCCTGGTTGATCTTAACAACCTTGAACTCCATTGTCTTACCAACGAATACGTCGTAGTCGCGTATAGGGTGAACGTCAATCTGGCTGCCTGGAAGGAATGCCTCGATACCGAATACGTCAACAATCATACCACCCTTAGTGCGGCTCTTGATGTAACCCTGGATAACCTCGTCGTTCTCCAGTGCCTTGTTGATATTCTCCCAACTCTTCTGGAGGCGAGCCTTCTTGTGAGAAAGAACAAGCTGACCGCGCTTGTCCTCCTGGTTCTCAACATAAACCTCTACCTTGTCACCAGCCTTGAGCTCTGGGTTGTAACGGAATTCAGAAGCAGGGATGATACCATCGCTCTTGTAGCCGATGTTAACAACTACTTCCTTCTTGTCAACTGAAATAACAGTACCTTCAACTACCTG carries:
- the rpsA gene encoding 30S ribosomal protein S1, which gives rise to MTNFKDVQNVQPLADFNWDEFENGAHAEASKSDLTKAYDETLNKIQEHQVVEGTVISVDKKEVVVNIGYKSDGIIPASEFRYNPELKAGDKVEVYVENQEDKRGQLVLSHKKARLQKSWENINKALENDEVIQGYIKSRTKGGMIVDVFGIEAFLPGSQIDVHPIRDYDVFVGKTMEFKVVKINQEFRNVVVSHKALIEAELEAQRKEIISHLEKGQILEGTVKNITSYGVFVDLGGVDGLVHITDLSWGRVSDPHEVVALDQKINVVILDFDEEKKRIALGLKQLTQHPWDSLDPNLKVGDHVKGKVVVMADYGAFVEIQPGVEGLIHVSEMSWSQHLRSAQEFMKVGDEVEAVILTLDRDERKMSLGIKQLKEDPWEAIEVKYPVGSKHTAKVRNFTNFGIFVELEEGVDGLIHISDLSWTKKVKHPSEFTSQGSEIEVVVLEIDKENRRLSLGHKQLESNPWDEYEAIYTPGSIHEGKITESMDKGAVITLSEGGEGFATPKHLVKQDGTQAQLGEVLPFMVIEFVKDTKRIILSHSRTFEEVKEEPRRQRPASQNKPKNDAAAINNVAAGTSLGDLGVLADLKKKMEGGK